ACCCAGGACGGCGGCGTCTGGCGCCGCATCCAGGACGTCACCGTCCTCAACGACCCGGTCCGCTATCCCGGCAGCGTCACCGCCGCATCCGTCGACGCCGGGGCAACCTGGCTCACCGAACTGCTGGCGGCCCGTGACCCGGCGACCACCGTCAGCGCCATCAACACCGGATCGTTCGGTGGCCGTGTCGCCGCCGAGGCGCTGAACCGGCTGGCCGCCACCGGTTATGACATGTCGAGCGTGTTCGGCGTCTTCTACGGCGACTCCAACAGCCCGGGCACCGGCATCTTCGCCCGCTATGGCCCCGACGAGCCCACCTTCGGGTCCGATGTGTTGGGTGGCGCCATCGCCTTGCCCGACGGAACCTATCTGCGCGTCAACCGCGAATACGACCCCATCGCGTACTTCCCGCGGTATCTGTTCAACCCGATGAGCTGGATCCAACTGGCCGCCGGGTTCGTCTTCGAGCACTCCCGGCTCCAGGATTTCGACTTCGAGGATCCCGAGAACGTGGTCACCGTCGACGGAAACGTCGTCACGGTGCGGGTGCACAGCCCGGTGATGCCGCTGCTGATGCCGCTCAAGCTGCTCGGTGTGCCGACCCAGTTCATCGACGCCCTGCAGGCGATCCTGCAGCCGATGGTGGAGAGCACCGGCATGTACGAGACCGGCCGAATCCAGTTCCTGCCCTCGCCGCAGCAGGC
The sequence above is drawn from the Mycolicibacterium neoaurum VKM Ac-1815D genome and encodes:
- a CDS encoding PE-PPE domain-containing protein; the encoded protein is MNKHRRISRCRRVAVAVPAVALLLAGGVVDHTVPAAPAIPVVQQHRMLSADAVELAALALFAVPGAGVQFPAGALDTQDGGVWRRIQDVTVLNDPVRYPGSVTAASVDAGATWLTELLAARDPATTVSAINTGSFGGRVAAEALNRLAATGYDMSSVFGVFYGDSNSPGTGIFARYGPDEPTFGSDVLGGAIALPDGTYLRVNREYDPIAYFPRYLFNPMSWIQLAAGFVFEHSRLQDFDFEDPENVVTVDGNVVTVRVHSPVMPLLMPLKLLGVPTQFIDALQAILQPMVESTGMYETGRIQFLPSPQQAFAHLQNIAAGFARAGEILAGTAPTPEPPSAPPVVTAPDTTTEIIDAMEDRDAELNGITSKPQQQALAVASDDDESDSEERTFERAEFTDSVDDPDASTTPEPGPEVAETDPGPEPSEPADTAAPTSRDDDGADPE